TCTTTTTAGTCCAATACCCTTTAAGGGTAAAAAAGATAAAAATTAATGAGAATACTGTACCAATCAATATAGTTCTTGACTGAGTAAAAAATAAAACTGTAAATAAAAGTAAAAATAGTACTAAATATCTTTTCCTATTTGTAAATAAAAAACTAAAAAAGTTAAATAAAATAAAATAAGCAACAATTATTGCACCATCATTTGGACCACTTCCCGTGACTGTGATTCTTCTTATACTATGTTCTATAGCTACATATATTTGACTTTCTGAAGTATAAAATAAAGAAAAGTATTTACCTACTCCAAAAGGATCAAAATATTCTAAATAACCAACAAGTATGATATAAAAAGAGCCATAATAAAATATTTTAAAAGTCATATCTAAAAGCTTTACGACAGGAACATATCCTAATAAAATGGCAAATAAAAGAATTTTACAATACCTAATAAATTCATTTATATCACCACTATTAAATGGTACATTCATAACTAAATAACCATAAAGGATAGAAATCATCACTGAAAATAAAAATAATAAAATTGGAATAATATATTTTTCTACTACTATATATTTAGTATGTAATATCAAAATAGGAATACATAATAAAATCAAAATATCGTCTATTCTTATACCTAATCTACCAATATCTATAGGTATAAAGAAAAATATTGAAAGTAAAATTATCAATATAATAATATTTATATTATTTAAACTATTTTTTAAAAATAAATGTATATTTAAATATATCTTATTTGTCATTTAATAAACTCTTAAAGTTGTCATAATAATTCTTATCTAGCTGTATTTTGAAATTATGTTCTTGTGATACCCTATATTTAATATATAGAAATAATTTATTTTTATCAATTACAGAATTATCAATCATTTGCTTGATACATTCAAAAAAAGATACTTTCAATTTTCTAGATTTTTTGTCAACTTCAAAGTGCAGTAAATCAAATCCAGCAATTCCTTCCATTACAAACCTGTCAAGATCTATTAAAACTATTTTTTTGCTCTTAGTCTGCATAATATTATTTTCAGTTAAATCTCCATGCATGGGACAAGACTTAATTTCTGTATCTTCAAAAAAAACATTTTCTATCCCGCAAATTTTATTCACCTCATAAAGATTATAAAATAATTTATCTTTTATTGAAGATAATTTAATTTTTTTTGACTTTGCATTAAAATATTCTAATATTTTTTTTACTTCATTGTTTGATAGAGTTGTATTTTCTAAATTATCCATTTCATAGTATTTGTCAACTATATCTAATTTATAATCTACCAAAGTATTAAACTCTGAATTTTTTAATATTAAATAATTATCATAATTCTTTTTTAATGATTCTTTAGAAACATCTCCAAGAGGAATCTTAATCACTTTATTCGTATAAAAAAGAATCAAACTACCAGTTGAAGAAATGGAAAATTTATGAAATCCTTTTAACCTTTTTAATAAAATAAATAATTCTCTATTTAAGTATTTTTTATCTACATACAAATTTCTTTTTGATAATAAAAAAATCAATATATAAATTATAAATGGATTTTTTAACTGGAATAATAATTTCATAATTATTTTTTTTATAGTTAGTTTCATCTTTTTAAATCCAACATAAGACTTATTATTTCATCATATATTATATTTTGGCTTTGATCAGCATTAATTACTTTCACTTTATCTACTTTATACATGTATTCTTTATAAACTTTATTCACTTCAAGCATTTTTTCAAATGAATAATCTTGTTTTCTATTGTATGCGATTTCAGGACTTACATCAAGAAAAATTGTTAATTCAGGTTTTTTCCACATTTTAACACCAAAGATTTTTTGATATATTCTTTTAATTAATGGTTTTTTATTATTCTTTTCTTTATTTTGAATTCTACCTATTTCATCATCATAAATATATCTATCTGCAAGCACTATATTTCCAAATTGAATATAGTATAAAGCAATGAGAATTCTTAATTGTCTATCAACTAAAGACAATGTTCCTAATAAAAATTTAAAAAACTTCTTTTTAACTTCTTTTTTTAGTAATCTTTGTAATCCTGGTATCCAATATTCATTATTTCCAAAATATACTTTTTTAATTCCAGTATTTTTAAAAAATTCTAAATTTTCTATATACCCAACTGTAGTACTTTTACCAGCTCCATCTACTCCAACAAAAGCAACTAAAAATCCTTTATTTCTTATTTTGTAAGATGGATATTTCAGTTTTTTTTGAATCCCTTTTATTTTGCCCAAAAGGAGTTTATATTTTTGCTTAGATGATAATTCACTATTATTTTTAACATTTTTAAGAACTTGCATCAAATATTTTTCTTTTAACTCTTGCCAACTTCGAAATTTTAAAATATCTTGAGAAATAACATTCCAATCTAAAGAAATTTCTTCTTTTAATATTCTTAAAATATAACCATTTTCAATTTTATGTATTTTTATTAACTCTTGTAATTCTATAAGATCTTCTTCTCTCTCGCTCAAAGATGCAACTCTCATAATAAACATTAAAGGAATATAATCTGCTAAATCTAGAATTTTTACCCTGTCATATTTCATTCTATAAGAAAGCTTATCTACTTCAATAGAAAAATTATACGGTTTATAAGGTTTAGGTCCAAACTGTACTTGTACATTTACATCCAGCATTACAAATTTATGTGTAACTTTATCTATTCCCATATAATAATAAGGCTTCTCTTTTTTTTGTACTTTAAAAAAATTATTATTTAGTACAATAGAATCAAAACTGTCTATATCATTTTCATCTAATAATATATCTATGTCACCTCTTCCACCATTTAAATCTTCATCTAAATGATTTAAACTTTTATAAACAATATAAGCTATTCCACTATCATTTAATTGATCAAATAAATTTTTATATATTTCTAACATTTAATACCTTTTTTAACGAATTCATATGAACGATATAGTTTAAAGACTATCACCAAGCTATTTGAGATACTCATTATAATTAGTCCAAATACTATATTATCTATAAGCAAACCCAAAAAAAGAGAGGCTATTGCTGTTAGTGTAATTAAAACACTTAAAATAAAATTCTCTATCTGCTTTTCATAGTATAAATAAGTAGTTGTAGTAAAAAGATTGCTTAAAAATTTCATATATAACAATGGTAAAAGAATTTGAGAATAAACACCAGCAACAAGCCACTCTTCTCCAAATACAAATCCAAAAAGAGGTTCTAAAAAGAACCATAATAAAATAAATGGAGGTAAAAGCATTGCATTTATTTTAATAAATTTCATCTTATAAAATTTTTGTTTATTTTTTTCTATTGAAAAAGACTGATAAAAAACTTGGAAGAATGAAGAACTTATTATTGATATTGGTGATGCAACAACCCTATTTGCAAGAGAATAAAAACCAGCAATGTTTAGCGTAAAAAAAGAACTAATAATAACTACGGGAAGTTGTGCTGTTGCTGTGCTAAAAAATGATTGTATCATAGTAATTTTAGGAAATTTTATATATCTTTTTGATAATGCCAAAACTTTTACTTTTTCAAAATTTTGAAATAAAACTCCTATCTTTACTTTTTTAATTAAAAAAGCTACAACAATCGCTTGTGCTATAAATTGACTAATTATTAAACCATCTTTACCAAAATCCTGTATACCAAAAACAATACTTGAAGTTCCATTTGTTAAACTTTGTGTAACTTTATTCATTGATAAAGTTTTATATTGTTTTTTTCTATTTAGCCAATAATTAAAAGTTTGATAACAACCAATTAAAAAAACTGAAAAAGGAATTAAGTATAGAAAATGTCCAAGAGAATTTTTGCCTAATAAACCTTGAAAAAAATCAAAAAATATAAAAATTATACAAAAAATAATAGAACTAAATATTGTATTTATTAATAAAGATAATCCAACAATATTTATAGCATTTTTTTCATATTTTGGAAGCATTATGGCTAAATCATACTGTCCATTTGTAAAAACTGCCAATAATGAAATTATAGCAATATAGAATGCAAATATTCCAAAATCTTCTGGTGTATATATACGAGTAAGTATCGGACTTATTGCAATAGGAATAATTTGTGCAATCGTAGTGCCTGTCATAAGTGTCAAAACATTTTTTACAAAATCATTATTATTCATTCTAATTTCCATCAAAAATAATATTCTGAATATATCTAGATAATAATTTTGAACCTTCTTGACTTAAATGATCATCATCAAGATACAATAATTTATTATTTATAATACCATAGCACCATTTTTCATCACAAAATAATTTTTCAGTATCAATTACATTTACATTTTGATACTTTTTGTACAACTCAAAAATTAATTTTCTATATTCTTCATTTCTATCAAAATAGTCAATATAATTAATTTTACAACTTTTTGTAAATATATTAAAAGGTCTTTTTAAGCAATGTATTGGATTAAATCCTAATTCAGGATGTTCTAAAAGATAATAGAAACTATATTTTTGTGAATTAAAATATCTCATTAATAAATTATGTGAATTTATCCATTTCGATTTGTGTTCTTCTAAGGTAGATGTTCCTTCATATTTTTTTAATATTAAATCATTGCTATTATCAATATCTCCAAATCCTTTTAAATACATATTTTTAGGACCTCTTTCTACAAAAATTACTTTATCAATATAAAATTTCTTATTTTCTAATAACTTATAAGTATTAGCAATATCTTTTTTACATTTTTCTTTAGCTTTTTCTGTTTTTCCTGAGTAAGTATCTATTAAAGGAGAACAACCATCTTGAGCTAATAGCAATACCCCCCCCCCATCTTTTTGACTCATATAATAATTAGATAACCCATCATATATGGCTAATGCATGGCTATCACCAATAATTACCATATATTTTTTAGTTATATCATCTGAAGTTGCTTTTATATAATTATTTGTTGGCTTATATCCTAAAATTTTTGTTACTAAAGATATCCCTAAATCATTTTGGGCAGGAGTTCTTATAAACTGTTTTTCAAAACTTTCATTTGATTCAAGATGACTTCTATTTGATAGTCCATTCTTTTTTGATATATAATCTCCTACAAATCCTAAAATTAAAACTACAATACATAATTTAAAAACAAAAATATAACTACTTTTTACTCTAGCATAAATTTCTATATATCTATATGTAAAATATGATAAAAGCACAGATAAAAAAATAAGTAATAGTCCAATTGAAATATCTAGTTTTACTCCAAATATATGAGTAAAACTTATCAAAACATAATGCCATAAATATAATGGAAAACTAATTAGACCTATAAATACTAAAGTATTATTTGAAAACATCGTTCTTGATTTATCATAAGATATACTAAGTATTAATAAACCACTAAAAAATACAATTAAAAAAGTTTTATATGTATTAAAAGAACTATTATTATATGAAAGAACAATAGAAATAAAAAAAAACAAGTATATTAAATATTTATATTTATTTAATATATAAAATATATTTTTATATTTATAAGAAACTATAAATACTAAACCACCAAAAGCTAATTCCCATGCACGAGATAAAGTATGATAAAATTTATCAAATTCAGTTATTAAAG
The DNA window shown above is from Arcobacter lacus and carries:
- a CDS encoding O-antigen ligase family protein, which produces MTNKIYLNIHLFLKNSLNNINIIILIILLSIFFFIPIDIGRLGIRIDDILILLCIPILILHTKYIVVEKYIIPILLFLFSVMISILYGYLVMNVPFNSGDINEFIRYCKILLFAILLGYVPVVKLLDMTFKIFYYGSFYIILVGYLEYFDPFGVGKYFSLFYTSESQIYVAIEHSIRRITVTGSGPNDGAIIVAYFILFNFFSFLFTNRKRYLVLFLLLFTVLFFTQSRTILIGTVFSLIFIFFTLKGYWTKKIFLLIVISLGIVVLFPLFSYVFIGIQLLFEGENNSILVRLENAQIAYQSFLNSPIFGYGIAKSYFVDMTMDSEWLSLISRFGLFGVIASISLLFYPFFFKKQMEKGSDINLKIYYFTLLASCITGFVVMLTNNFITGYQSFLPFVLLMVLSIRLFNYNKAKKCIY
- a CDS encoding lipopolysaccharide biosynthesis protein, which translates into the protein MNNNDFVKNVLTLMTGTTIAQIIPIAISPILTRIYTPEDFGIFAFYIAIISLLAVFTNGQYDLAIMLPKYEKNAINIVGLSLLINTIFSSIIFCIIFIFFDFFQGLLGKNSLGHFLYLIPFSVFLIGCYQTFNYWLNRKKQYKTLSMNKVTQSLTNGTSSIVFGIQDFGKDGLIISQFIAQAIVVAFLIKKVKIGVLFQNFEKVKVLALSKRYIKFPKITMIQSFFSTATAQLPVVIISSFFTLNIAGFYSLANRVVASPISIISSSFFQVFYQSFSIEKNKQKFYKMKFIKINAMLLPPFILLWFFLEPLFGFVFGEEWLVAGVYSQILLPLLYMKFLSNLFTTTTYLYYEKQIENFILSVLITLTAIASLFLGLLIDNIVFGLIIMSISNSLVIVFKLYRSYEFVKKGIKC
- a CDS encoding acyltransferase family protein — translated: MKTFIPIVNHSLKYNSSIDGLRGIAISLVLLFHIWPKYFSFGYVGVDIFFVLSGYLITQIIYTKLESNSFSLKEFYRNRIRRIFPALIVVLTTTLLIGYLFMFPSEFEQLGQHIKSSALFYENFRLIKEVGYWDESASLKPLLHFWSLAIEEQFYIFWPLLLIFLYKTRVNIVISLSILFLILFSLPLITEFDKFYHTLSRAWELAFGGLVFIVSYKYKNIFYILNKYKYLIYLFFFISIVLSYNNSSFNTYKTFLIVFFSGLLILSISYDKSRTMFSNNTLVFIGLISFPLYLWHYVLISFTHIFGVKLDISIGLLLIFLSVLLSYFTYRYIEIYARVKSSYIFVFKLCIVVLILGFVGDYISKKNGLSNRSHLESNESFEKQFIRTPAQNDLGISLVTKILGYKPTNNYIKATSDDITKKYMVIIGDSHALAIYDGLSNYYMSQKDGGGVLLLAQDGCSPLIDTYSGKTEKAKEKCKKDIANTYKLLENKKFYIDKVIFVERGPKNMYLKGFGDIDNSNDLILKKYEGTSTLEEHKSKWINSHNLLMRYFNSQKYSFYYLLEHPELGFNPIHCLKRPFNIFTKSCKINYIDYFDRNEEYRKLIFELYKKYQNVNVIDTEKLFCDEKWCYGIINNKLLYLDDDHLSQEGSKLLSRYIQNIIFDGN